One Marmota flaviventris isolate mMarFla1 chromosome 17, mMarFla1.hap1, whole genome shotgun sequence genomic window, GGCACCTCCCTGTGCACACCTGCAAAGGCAGGCATAGAAGCAACTGCAGTTCCTCTCCATGAATGAGCCCCCAGCGTCTGCAGAAGGAAGTGCAGTGACGGACCTTGGGTAGTAGCTGCTTTCACAGAACATGTGCTTGCATTTAGTGAGCTGTGAACATTCCACTTCCCCTCCCACCACATCCCTGCCTAGCAGAACCAGAGCACTTGGCCTTGGGTGCCTGGGGGTCAGGGTGTAGCTTGCCAGGGCCAGCAGGTCCTCACTGCCACACCTTCACAGATAGAATCAGGTGTCAAGTTCTTGATGTGAAGACCCTTTTTCTCCCTTTGACCTgggcatttttttctgttatgttttattttagatgCTATGCTTTCAAAGCCTTAACTGTCATATCTAGCATGATTTATACAAAAATACACTGGAGCAGAGGCAAAAGTAAATTTCATTATACTTGTAATGCTTTTTTAATAAACTTGATTTCTGTTGCTAAAGGATCCCTCTTTGTGGGCCATGCTACTGTGTACAGCATGTAGGCTGTGGGAATGGTTGTGGGTTTTTGTGGAAATGTCCTTGCAGAAGTATTTGTGAAGCAGTCAGTTCAGAACAGAAGGCCACTCTAGAACGTGAGATAGTAAACTTCCTCTGGACAGAATAACAGCAGAACAGCATGTCCGTAGTAGAAAAACCTTAGGCCTCATCCGGGGAGTGGAGGGTGTCCTCTGCTTAAAGGGACTTAACTGAAAACAGCAGAGCTCCAGCTACCAACTGCACCTTGACGTGCTGCCAGAATGGGCCTGCAGAGTGCTCAGTGGGACAGAAGAAACCCTGAGGCCTGGAGCCGGGTTCCAGTGGTTTGAGCAACAACTGGCACATGTTCTGCAGTTTTCTGACCCCTTCAAATTGATAGAGCCTATGCTCAAGCATTCAGAATCCCAGGTCCAGCTGGGAAGAAAAGGCACAAGTGCTTTCTCCTGAGTGAAAATACTAGCAAAACTCACACCTTCCCTGTAGGGACGAGAGCCTGCTTCCTTTTCAGCTGGTGGAAGTGTTTCAGAGAGCCAATTGGGGAGGGCCCTGCACGTGTAGATTGCCCCCACTGCTCTTGAGGCTGCTCCTGCTTGGGGGCTCCCTAGTCTGCTGCCTTTCCCTTCACGTGGACCCACCAAGGTCAGTTTTCCTTCCTGATCACCACCTGTATCCCAAGGCACAATGGAACCTCAGCCCAGGGCACAGCCACCTCCtcagaaccctaaatctaacgcaACCAGGCTGACACATCACAGCCCAAATGGACATGAGTATGGGTCTTGGCTCTCCTGTTTGCTCGCTCAATGACCATGGAAAAGCCATTTGATCTCTTTCAGCCTCCATTTTCTGACGTGCAAAATGCCTCCCAGTTCTGTAGGACCTGGCATGGGGTGGGTGCTCAAGAAATGGGACACCCCCACTCCCCCAGGCGGGAACTTGCCCACTTTCAGGGCCCTGTCAGTTGTTGGCGCTACAGGAAGTCTTTCCCACACCTGAAACTAATTAGTCTAATCTAATGCAGTGTTCTGTATCGTCCTCTTGAAATGTATATTCACACTACATGACTAAGGCACACACTTTTCTATGTTCTCATAGAATATAAGGCACGGGTTAAACAATACGCTTCAGCCTCACTGGCTGCCGTTGCGTGCCTCAGGACCTTTACACCGCTGTTCCCTCCGCCTGGCCTGCGCTCTCCAACTCACCCTTCAGGTCCCTCCCAAACATCCTTCCCAACCACCAGGTCCAGGCCAGCGCCCGGGGTATCCGGGTCACTCCGCAATCACGGGCCGCCGCAGCTGCGCCATCTAGTCACCCAGCTTCCTGCCCCTGTGAAGCCCCTCCAGGTGTGCAGCCCCCGCACCTCGCACAGCGCCAGGCACTGGAGCACCGACGACGCGTTCCTCCCACCCAGGACGGGCCGGCCCACGTGGAACCGGACGTGCAGCGCGCCTGCCGCGCTCGCGCGCTCCCTCGTTTCCCTGCGCTGGAAACGGTCCTGCGACCCGCGCGGCGCCGCCGAAGAGCGCGACCCCGGCCGACTCCTGCCGCGGCGGCCTCTCGAGCCAGCGCCGCGGCCGCGCTCGGCCTGCGCGGCGCGCCGGAAGTGACGTCGCCGGAAGCGCCGGGCCCGAGCCATGGCCCCGGAGGCCGCGGGGCGGCCGCCGGAGGAGACGCTGTCGCTGTGGAAACGGTAAGCGGTGGCGCGCCGCGGCCGGGGCGGGGGCTGCGCGGCGCTCGCGGGCCCTGCGGCCTCGGGACCCGGCGGCGGGACGACGGGGCCCGCGCCCGGCCGGGCTGACCCCTCTGCCCTCCCAGGGAGCAGGACCGGCTGAAGGCTCTCCTGGTGGACCGCGACACGGAGGCGTGGCAGCGGGACCCCGCCTTCTCGGGTCTGCAGAGGGTCGGCGGCGTGGACGTGTCCTTCGTGAAAGGGGACAGTGTCAGCGCCTGTGCCTCCCTGGTGGTGCTCAGCTTCCCCGAGCTCGAGGTAACCTGGAGGGACCGCGGGCTGAAGGCGGGAGCGGACTGGTGGCCTTTCCTCTGTCCTTTTCTCCTCCTCGGCGGTGTGGGGTGAGCCAGGCCCTGGCACAGGCCAGGACAGCCCTACTCCCCAGCCCGCTGTCGTAGGATTCCAGTGACCGGCGAGAGGCGTTGGaggggaagcagaaagagagaggctGAGGGCTTTCTGTGGCCGGTAGGGACCGCCCGTGGTCTGGACCTCCGAGCCTGGCCGGCTTCAGTGACCGGCAGCACACACCCAGAGCTGCCCAAGCAGCCGTCCCTTCCTGGactccccttcccctcacatcCTGGCGGATGTCAGCTGGCATTTTCAGCTTCTTCAGTCTTGCGGGGATCTGGCCCCTTGCCTGCCTCCCCTTGGCCCCTCCCCTGTCTGTGCTGCCATCTCTGCTCCTGTAGGTTTCTGAGCCGAATTGTCATGGGCTCCCCACCCCAAGTCTTGCTCCTTGGTGCCTAAgtgatttcctttaaaaataagaaattaaaaagataaagtcTATCATTGTCACCATGAGTTCTTTTAACAGCACTTCTGTGTCCTTCCTGGGGCCTCAAGATAAATCAAGTTCGCGCTTGATAGTGGCTTGAAGGCCCTTTGTGATCTTTTCTCTGCTTGAGATGACCTGTAGGCTGGGTTCCCACCATTGTtatcctccccactccccactccccacaccACACCTCTCAGGACAGCTTTGCTCCCTCGCAGGCTGTGCCGCCTGGCCTTTCCAGGCACACTTCCTCTCCTGGCATAGTCTAGAGAATGTGTATGTAGTAGGactcttggacttccagcctccagaactgagagaaataaatctttgttgttTATAAGGCACCCAGTCTGAGGTATTGTGCtatagcagcccaaatggactaagacaaggGTGCAGGGGCCACTCCTGGACTCGTGGGGTCAGGGGCTCTCTGGGTCCTAATAGGGAAGTGGGAGCTGGCTAGGTGAAGACTATGCACCATCATCCACCATCATCCTATGGGGACACAGGACGCACCTTGTGTCCCTGTGGAAGGTCATCTGTAGGCTTCAGCCATCCATCCTGCTTGGGTTCATTAAGAATCAGTTTCTCTTGTTTACCATTAGAGTGgacctaccccactttgagtcattCGTGGTAAGTTTCTTACTGAGTTACTGATAAAAAGGCCAAGAGACAAGTCCCAGACTTCCAGACTAACACAGAAGAATCAGTTCTCTTAGGTGTGTTTAGTAGAAACTAATTTGGGAGCTATCATCAAGACATCTGGAGGATTCAGTAACAAAAATGGGGGTGTGTCCCCATAGGATGATGGTGGCTGCTTAATTAGAATTTCTTCACACAAGCTCCAAAAACCAGATAGAGCAACAAGAAAGGAAAGCCCCTTTTTGTTTCCCAAGCCCAGGACATAAGATGAGCCTATCAGAGATGTCACTGTGCCCCCTGGTGGGGAATGAAACTCACCAGGCTACAGAGTAACTCAGGCTGGGGAGACTCCGCCCTCAGGTGCTCTAGGCAGAGGCTGACCTACAGGCCCGGCGAGGTGATAACCAGCAACCCTCTTCCCTGTGGGGCAGGGTCTTTTGGGTTTGAAACAGTCTCTTTGCCAGAGAAGCCTAAGAAAAGGAGTTAACTTTAAAAGCTCTCTGGGTTGTTCCCAGCCATTCAGGAAGCCCAGGTCCTCTGGGCCCTCTGTCCTCCTCACCTCTTGGCAGTGTGTGCAAGGTCTTCAGTCAGTTCTTCTGCTGTCCCCGTAGCTCCACCCAGTGTGcactcccctcctccctcagTGTCTCTAAATTCTCCTGTCTCTGGAGACACCGGTTCTCTTAGATTTCCTAGCTCTGAGGGCATGCCCGCCTTTCTAGATGATTAGAGGTCTTTTCATAAAGCCAGTGTGGCAGCCGTACTGTCCCAGTCTCTAGGAGACCTGGCTTTCCCGTCCCTCCCAGTGTCCACAGGATGCTGCCTTCATGCTAGTGCCTTCCTGTGCCTTGTCTCTGAGCCTCCAGCGGCCCATGCAGGTGGTGGAGTCAGCGTTGACTTACAAGGAGGCCCAGAAGGGCAAGGGGCACCCAGGGGTGAGGCTAGTCACCACCCTTAGAAGAGCTCTTGGGAAGAGGGGCCAGGGGTCCTCAAACTCACCAGGTCCGGATGAGCACtcaatccccaccaccatttTCACCATTTTCAGGGAAGGTTATCTTGTCCCTTCCTTCAAACCTATTGTCTTGCATGTCCCACCCATAGGTGGGGCAGAGAAGGGAGCAGTGGGTGGGGCAGAGAGGGAAGGTTGGTTGTTGGCAGTTAATTTCAGGGCAACAAGGCAGAGAAAATgaagggaggaagcaggaggCCTCAGGCCCTACTGACCTGCTGCCTGGTGGCAGGTGGTGTATGAAGAGAGCCGAATGGTCAGCCTGACGGCCCCCTACGTGGCAGGCTTCCTGGCCTTCCGAGAGGTGCCCTTCCTGGTGGATTTGGTGCAGCAACTACAGGAGAAGGAGCCGGGCCTCATGCCTCAGGCAAGTGACCCATCCCAGGGGCAGGAAAGCCGCCCCTCTGCTTCTGCCTGGGGGAGGGAAGGCCCCCTGCAAGCCACCACCACCATAGCCAACAAAGAAGATTTTCAAAACAGCTGGACCTCTGTGGCAGTTCCCCTTCCTGCAGCTCCAGGAACATCCCAATCTGAGGAGTGAGGGTCAGCTTAGCTGACTGTGACTCCCCTGTGGCTCTGCAGGTCCTTCTTGTGGATGGAAATGGGGTGCTGCACCACCGAGGTAATCCTGTTCCCAAAAGAGAAGGTCAGGGTGGGTGCTGGGAGAGACTGGGAGAGGGTACTTCCCACCCCACGGCAAGAGCATCTGCTGCCAGCCAGGCACTGATGGCTGCTTTCTGGGCTTGTTTTCACCATCAGGACAGATCCCCACCCAGAGAAGAGCTCCCCTTTCACCCCACCCTCACTGCTACCCTCCTCTTCCCCACAGTACCCTACGCAGGCCCCTCTCCAGGACCCTGGTCTAGTGCCAGCCTATCCCCTGTGAAAAGTCATGGGTCTGAGCTCAGGGCACCCCCACCCTCACTACTATCCCCAAGCTGGACAGTCAGGCCTCTGTCTAGAATCAAGACGGGAGTGGCATTTCCTATAGATGAAGGGACCTTGGCCCAGGAGAGTGCTGAGGTTGATGGTCATCCTGGCCCAAAGCCAAAGGGTAAATGCATGCTGACCTGGGTGCTAGTGCTGGGACCGGCTGGCTGCCCCAGGGCACGGCACAGGCCATGGGAAGATATGCAGAGGCCTTAGGGCAGCAgcaaagggagaggaggaaggaagttgccagaaaataaaaggaagcagAGGGGGAAGTGTTGTGAGCATGCTGATCAGGCTACTGGGCCTGCCAGGCAGGAggcctcccctgccccagcctcaccCAGGACGTCTTGGAGTCTGGTCCCTGAGTGCTCTACTGGTCTGCAGAGGGTGTGGTTCTGTTCATCCCTCACCCTGCACCCATCTCCAGGCTGCGTGGCTTACTGCTGCCCAACCCCATTGCCCCAGTTCACCCTCCTCTGCCCCCTGCCAGGCTTCGGGGTGGCCTGCCACCTTGGCGTCCTCACAGAGCTGCCCTGCATTGGGGTGGCCAAGAAACTCCTGCAGGTGGATGGGCTGGAGAACAATGCCCTGCACAAGGAGAAGGTAAGGAGGCCTAGACAGCCTGGGCTCAGCCAGCAGGTGCTGGAGCGGccctggggatgggaaggacaggtCAGCTACCTCCCAGACACCTCTGTGTCCCTGGATCCTGGCCCAGAATAAAGCAGGTCTGGTGTTCTCTGGCTGCCTCCCAGCCTGTGGCTTGCAATCCCTGGGGCTCCTGGACTCCTCCCCCTTCTAGGACTACCTCTTCTGTCTCCACCTCTGGGCTGCTGCCACACGCCTATAGGTTACTGTAGGTCATGTCctccagtcacacacacacacacacacacacacgtacacacgtGCCTCCCAGTCGCCTGTCCCCCAGGGTGCTCACATAGCTCAGCCTCCAGGCCCTGCTCACGGTGCGCCCCGTGCTCTGGGCCACTGCTCCTGCCTGTGACTGCTTCCACACCCTTTCTCATCCCTGCATCTCCCTTCTCTGGCTCCACAGCCTGCACTGAGGAGGTGACGTTAACATTTTGGCTTTCCCACTGGACACCAAATTCCAAGAGCAGAGACCCTATCTGTCCTTTCCTCCGGCTCAGGCACTGTGTGGAGCACTCGCTCCATAAACATCTGTGAAGTGGGTGGGGGTCCAGGTCCCACCCAGGCCAGCGCAAC contains:
- the Endov gene encoding endonuclease V isoform X1; its protein translation is MAPEAAGRPPEETLSLWKREQDRLKALLVDRDTEAWQRDPAFSGLQRVGGVDVSFVKGDSVSACASLVVLSFPELEVVYEESRMVSLTAPYVAGFLAFREVPFLVDLVQQLQEKEPGLMPQVLLVDGNGVLHHRGCVAYCCPTPLPQFTLLCPLPGFGVACHLGVLTELPCIGVAKKLLQVDGLENNALHKEKIRLLQAGGDTFPLMGGSGTVLGMALKSHSHSIKPLYISVGHKISLEAAVRLTQCCCRFRIPEPVRQADIRSREHIRRTLGHLRPSEPGQARSQKAHCPKACPKGGPGEPTDPSGPQQRPRDRLGGSQEQQSPFWSGGDEVP
- the Endov gene encoding endonuclease V isoform X2 is translated as MAPEAAGRPPEETLSLWKREQDRLKALLVDRDTEAWQRDPAFSGLQRVGGVDVSFVKGDSVSACASLVVLSFPELEVVYEESRMVSLTAPYVAGFLAFREVPFLVDLVQQLQEKEPGLMPQVLLVDGNGVLHHRGFGVACHLGVLTELPCIGVAKKLLQVDGLENNALHKEKIRLLQAGGDTFPLMGGSGTVLGMALKSHSHSIKPLYISVGHKISLEAAVRLTQCCCRFRIPEPVRQADIRSREHIRRTLGHLRPSEPGQARSQKAHCPKACPKGGPGEPTDPSGPQQRPRDRLGGSQEQQSPFWSGGDEVP